A single genomic interval of Spinacia oleracea cultivar Varoflay chromosome 6, BTI_SOV_V1, whole genome shotgun sequence harbors:
- the LOC130462548 gene encoding uncharacterized protein, whose protein sequence is MLVHSQIHLGINPGFKMMTSHQLILTFYHLGDVKVCCSQPRAILMSELMQKTNNHYKIRVASTVDVVFLSYPNALHLLGAFPYAMKQFGLSAPVYATEPVYRLGLLTMYDHYISHKIVQRDKEQHTKLLKGEGKGFKQ, encoded by the exons ATGCTTGTTCATTCCCAGATACACTTGGGAATAAATCCAGGTTTTAAGATGATGACTTCGCACCAATTAATTCTAACTTTTTATCATCTAGGTGATGTAAAGGTTTGTTGCAGCCAACCCAGAGCAATTTTGATGAGTGAACTAATGCAGAAAACAAACAACCATTACAAAATAAG GGTGGCTTCTACTGTCGATGTTGTTTTCCTATCATATCCTAATGCATTGCATCTTCTTGGTGCTTTTCCATATGCAATGAAGCAATTTGGGCTCTCCGCACCAGTGTATGCAACAGAGCCAGTCTACAGACTGGGTCTTCTGACTATGTATGATCACTATATTTCACACAAG aTCGTCCAACGTGATAAGGAGCAACATACGAAGCTTTTGAAAGGAGAAGGAAAGGGATTTAAACAATGA